The Pseudoalteromonas translucida KMM 520 genome segment TAAACGTGCTTCGGTATAACGCATTGCCGCAAACGATTTAGGATCGTCGGCCGCGCCCCAGTTTCCTTGCCCATCAACCAATGGATAACGATAAGAAAACGGCTGCGCCATTAATACCATGGCTTCATAACAGGCACTATCACCATGGGGATGGTATTTACCTAGTACGTCACCCACGGTACGGGCTGATTTTTTATACTTAGCATTAGCTGATAACCCCAGCTCGCTCATGGCATAAATAATACGTCGCTGTACTGGTTTTAAGCCATCGCCCACATGGGGTAATGCCCTATCCATAATGACGTACATAGAATAGTTTAAGTAGGCGTCTTCGGTAAAACGACCCATTGTTTGTTGCTCAATTCCTTGCATTAGCAAGGTATCTGTATCACTCATTAAAGCTTACCTAGTTTTTCTTATAGCTTACACGGTAGATCACATTGGCGTAATCATCGCTTACCAATAGACTGCCGTCACCTAATTCTGCAAATGCAACAGGGCGTCCATATGTTGTTTCGTCTTGCATAAAGCCTGTAATAAATGGCGTATATTTAGTTACACGGCCTTGTTCTATAGTCGCTAATGCCACTTTATAACCTGACTTTTTAGAACGGTTCCACGAGCCATGTTCAGCAACAAATAATTGCTGCTTATAGTTTGCTGGAAATTGTTTACCGTTATAAAAATGAATACCCAAAGGCGCTACATGCGCCGGTAAGGCTAGTGCAGGTGAAGTATAGTCAGCAATTTTTTTACCTTTTCCAAATTCAGGGTCAATAATTGCGCCCGCGTGAATATACGGAAAACCAAAATGCTCGCCCTCTTTAGTGACTCTATTTAGCTCATCTGGCGGAATGTCATCACCCATCATGTCGCGACCATTGTCGCTAAACCATAACGCTTGTGTGCTAGGGTGAAAGTCAAATCCTACTGAGTTACGTACGCCTTGCGCCAGTGTAGTAATTTGCTTGGTTTCTACGTTTAACGCAAAAATACGGCCAAAACGCTCGTCTTCAGCGCAAATATTACAAGGTACACCAACCGGAATTATTAGCTCGCCAGTTGGGGCAAAGCGTAAAAATTTCCAACCATGATGGCGCTCTGATGGCAGCGCATCGTAAAGCACCTCAAACTGTGGGTTTTTTAGTTGCGTATCAATATTTTTAAAACGAATGATGCGGTGTACTTCACCAACATATAAATCGCCATCTTTCATTGCTAAACCTGAAGGCATATTTAAGCCCTCTGCAACCAGCATTTTTTTATCTGCTACGCCATCGCTGTTATGATCAATAAGTGCATACACATTACCTGCCTTGCGCGAGCCAACATATACTATGCCTTTTTTTGATACTACAACTTGCCGTGCATTTTCAACATCGCTGGCAAATAAGCTAAGCTCAAACCCCGGGGCTACCGTGAGTTTATCTAATATATTTTTAGCCATTACGGTATTGCTAGTTAAACCTAGTAATAGCACTATTTTTAGTACCGTATTCATATATTCTCCTTGTTTATTTAAACGCAGACGCTAATTAAACTTGTGCCTTGTTACCGTGATCCTCTAGCCATTGACGCCTATCTGCAGAGCGCTTTTTAGCCAGTAACATATCCATCATTTCCATGGTTAATTCTTCTTCATCCAAGGTGAGTTGCACTAAGCGTCGGGTATTTGGATCCATAGTGGTTTCACGCAGTTGCAACGGGTTCATTTCACCCAAACCTTTAAATCGCTGTACGTTTACTTTACCGCGTTTTTTCTCAGCTTCAATGCGCGCTAAAATACCGGTTTTTTCGTCTTCATCTAGTGCGTAATAAACATCTTTACCAATATCTATTCTAAAAAGTGGTGGCATAGCAACATACACATGCCCTGCTTTTACTAGTGGCTTAAAGTGGCGCACAAATAAGGCGCACAATAAGGTAGCTATGTGTAACCCATCCGAGTCAGCATCGGCTAATATACATATTTTATTATAGCGCAGCGCTGTTAAATCGTCTGAATCTGGGTCTATACCTAATGCCACCGAAATATCGTGCACCTCTTGCGATGCTAATATTTGCCCCGAATCAACTTCCCAAGTATTTAATATTTTACCCCGCAGCGGCATTATTGCTTGAAACTCACGATCTCGCGCTTGCTTAGCCGAGCCACCTGCCGAGTCACCTTCTACTAAAAACAGCTCGGTGCGATCGTTATCTGCGGCGCTACAATCGGTTAATTTTCCCGGAAGCGCAGGCCCTGCGGTTACGCGTTTACGGATCACTTTTTTAGCAGCACGTAAACGTCGCTGTGCATTAGAGATACACAGTTCAGAGAGTTGCTCGGCAATATCGGTATGCTCGTTTAGCCATAAACTAAAGGAGTCTTTTACTACGCCCGATACAAATGCCGCACATGAGCGCGACGATAACTTTTCTTTAGTTTGACCGGCAAACTGCGGATCTTGCATTTTAACTGAAAGCACATAGCTACAACGCTCCCAAATATCATCTGGGGTGAGTTTTACACCTCGCGGTAATAAATTTCTAAACTCACAAAACTCACGCATTGCCTCAAGTAAACCTTGGCGCAAACCGTTTACATGAGTACCGCCTTGTGCGGTAGGTATTAAGTTTACGTAACTTTCGGCTATTGACTCGCCCCCTTCAGGTAGCCAAATCAATGCCCAGTCAGCACCTTCAATTGAGCTTGAAAACTCACCTACAAAGGGCACATCTGGTAATGTTTCGTAGCCTTTAATGGCTTCAATTAAGTAATCTTTTAAACCCGTTTCGTAAAACCATTCTTGGGTTTCTTTAGTTTGCTTATTAACAAACTTAATGCGTAAGCCTGGGCATAACACGGCTTTGGCTTTTAATAAGTGATTAAGTTTAGTGATTGAATAGTTGGGCGAATCAAAGTAACTAACGTCTGGCCAAAAGCGTACTGTGGTACCGGTATTACGCTTACCTACCACGCCAATTACGCTTAGGTCTTCAACTTTGTCGCCATTTTCAAATGCCATTCTGTATTGCTGGGCATCCCGTCTAACGGTCACTTCTACACGGGTTGATAACGCATTTACAACCGAAATACCTACGCCGTGTAAACCACCAGAAAACTGATAGTTTTTGTTAGAAAACTTACCACCAGCATGCAGTTTGGTAAATATCAGCTCAACCCCTGGAATACCTTCCTCAGGGTGAATATCAATAGGCATACCACGGCCATCGTCACTCACTTCGAGCGAGTTATCTTCGTGTAAGATCACATCTATTCGAGTGGCATGGCCGGCCATTGCTTCATCGACACTATTATCGATAACTTCTTGGCCTAAATGATTTGGCCGCGAGGTATCTGTATACATACCGGGGCGGCGTTTTACCGGATCTAACCCATTGAGTACTTCAATAGCTTCGGCGTTATAATTTTGCTGACTCATAATTTTTATCTTTATATGCGCTAACTAGTTTTATTTAATTTAAGAAAATCGACAATGCTTGCAATAGTGCGCTCAAAGCCAATAAAGCTGTGATCACCACCAAATTCTATTAATTGCTTACAGTGTGAATAATAATTTACTGCGTGTTGAAAATTTAACACTTCATCACCCGTTTGTTGCAACAAGTACAACAACTCAGGATGCTTTAACTCGCTCAATGTTAATACTTTTAAAGCATCTATATGACGGTTGTTTAGTTCATAATTATAATCTTGATACGGATTATAATTTGCCCCAAGTAAAGGCTGTAATAAATTGCCCGGTGCTACCGCTGGGTTAATAACCACCGCAGGAATATGATAACGCTGCGATAAATAGGTGGCAAAAAAACCGCCTAATGAACTACCTAATAACGCGGTATTAGGTGTGATTAACTGCTCTAACTCGATAATAGCTTGCAGAGGTTCGTGGTTTAAACGCGGTACATAATAGTCAACATCATAGTGTGCCATAAGCTCACCAAAGCGCACAGCTTTATATGATTTTTCAGAACTATTAAAACCGTGAATATAAATTACGCGCTTAACCATATCACGTCCGTATTTATATGCACTTGCCCTTGCGATGAGTGTATATAAAGCATTCTATAAGCTGGGCCATTATTTTGCTGTTGCCACACTTTACTTTGCTTAGTAAATTGCACTGAGCTTGCCGGCGTAGCGTAAATATCAAGCCCTCTAAAACATTGCGTATAATCATTATGCACATGACCATGAATAAGCGCAGCAACGTTGCCATTATTAACCAGCGTATTTAACAGTTGCGGGCCATTTTCAAGCATGTGTTTATCTAAATAACCGTTTATTGGCAGCGGATTATGATGGCAAAATACTAGCTGCTTGCTAACTGGCTGCGTTAAACAATCGGATATTTCATTTAAATGCTCACTTGTCACCCAACCGGCTGGAGTGAGCCCTTTGGAGTTAATAAGTAATAGCTCAATATCAGTACTCGCGTTATTAGTTAGGTTATTAGCCACCAAGCGCTTTGCTGCTTTTATTTGCCCACCACTTATTTGCTCAAGCAAGGCAATCTCGTCATGATTACCTGGTAGCCAAAATACTGGGCAAGTAAGTGTACTGTTGCTTATAAGCTCACTAAATAATAAGTAAGACTCTACACTATGATCTTGTGTTAAATCACCGCCAAATACCACTGCATCAAGTTGTTGTAACGCCATATGCTCAAGTGCTTGTTGAAAATATGTGGCGGTGTTTACTCCAAAGTATTCAGCGTTTTTATCAGCAAATAAATGGCAATCTGTAACATGAGCAATACGTAAAGATGGCTTATTAAAAGTATAAGTATTATCAAACCAAGCCATTATTTACATCCCAATTTAGCGTGGCTTGGCCATGTTCAACACACGCCACAAGCCAATCATATAAAAAGGCGTTAAGTTGATATTTTTCATCTTTTTGGTGCATTTTAGGATTAGGATAGCCGTAAGAAGGTTTTATGCGCTGATGATAGTCGTGATGAATAATTTCGGCCACTTTCGCGTCATTATAAAGCCTAACGGTTAAGTATAACGGGGTAATGCCTTTTACCATTCCTGATAGCTGTTTAATTGACACATCCATAGTGTATTTAGCCATATCATCTATTTTTACAGCAAACTCACTGTTACCCAACTTTACCTCGCGAATACTTTGTTTAGTTTGCTCGCTTGGTAATAATTTTAAAAGCCGCACGTAATTATGCTCGCAAAGTGTTAAATACTTTGGAAGGTTTTGAATATATCTTTGGGTTGCTAAAAGTGCTGTCAAAGTACCGCCATTACAATTTATAAATTACTATTTATGTATTAAGTTTATGCCCACTTGTTGATCATACCATCACGATTGAGCGCTAACCATTGCAAACAAATAACCGTTGCGGCATTGTCTATTTCCCCATTATTAAGCCGTGCCAATGCATCATCTAGCGTTAATATATGGGTTTTAATATCCTCCCCTTCTGTTTCTAAGCCGTAAACTCCGCTGTGTACTTGGCTTAAATCGGCGCGGGCTAAATATAAATGTAACCGCTCAGTCGTGCCCCCTGGGCTTGAAAGGTAAGAAAGCATAAACTCGAGCTCGGTTAAATTAAGTCCGGCTTCTTCATAGGCTTCTTTTTTTACTACCGCTGCATAATCCTCACTGCCGTCGGTCATACCTGCAATACATTCTAACAGCCATGGGGAGTGTTTGCTTTTTATTGCACCAATGCGTATTTGCTCAATTAATAACACTGTATCGGTTACAGGATCGTAAGGCAGTACGGCAATAGCATCACCGCGTTCTAAAATTTCACGGCTAATGAGTTGCGACTCGCCACCGGCAAATAATGCATGTTCAAATTGGTATAAGTTAATTTTAAAAAAACCATCGTAAAGGTTAGTAATAGGTTTTAATCTCAGATCTTGGTGAGTAAATTCGATCAACTTTTTATTGGTCATATAACTACCTCTTACTTATTTTAATAAACTAAAGTGGATTAATATATTCTGTTACACTTACAAACATTGTTTTACTAAATTATTTTTTAGTTATTAGCCAAAACAGGTTAACATGCCCAATAGTATAAAATTTGTCTAAGGACCGAACCACACATGAAAAAGAACATCCTTGCGGCGCTGGTTAGTTTATCATGCGCAATTGGCGCTACAGCTGCTCACGCAGAAGATTTACTACAAGTTTTTGAAATTGCGACAGCAAACGATCCTACCGTGTTAAAGGCAAAAGCCCAAGCGGATGCGCAATCTTATCAAAGTGATCGTGCGATGAGCGCATTATTACCTCAAATTGGTTTAAGCTTAGGCTACGAAAAAAGTGACTCTACCTCTTTTCAAGTTGATGAAAGTACTTTCAACCAAGTTAAACTAGAAAGCGATACTGACCAATTCACTCGTGGTGTTAGCTTAAGCCAAACACTGTTTGATTTAGGCGCATGGAATAACCTAGGTATTGCTGATAAACAAGCTCTACAAGCCAGTGCACAGTACGATTTTGCCAAACAAGATTTAATAGTGCGTGTTGCCGATGGTTACTTTAATGTATTAAGTGCTATCGATAGCCTTGAATTTGTTAAAGCTGAAAAGCGCGCTATTGAACGCCAATTAGAGCAAACAAAGCAACGCTACGCGGTAGGCCTAACTGCAATTACCGACGTACACGAAGCTCAAGCTCAGTTTGATAACTCAGTAGCACAAGAAATTGTTGCCGGTAATGCCGTAGAAACAGCGCGTGAACTACTACGCGAAATAACAGGTAAGTACCACGCAAAACTTGACGTTTTAAATACCGAAAC includes the following:
- a CDS encoding NUDIX domain-containing protein, whose protein sequence is MTNKKLIEFTHQDLRLKPITNLYDGFFKINLYQFEHALFAGGESQLISREILERGDAIAVLPYDPVTDTVLLIEQIRIGAIKSKHSPWLLECIAGMTDGSEDYAAVVKKEAYEEAGLNLTELEFMLSYLSSPGGTTERLHLYLARADLSQVHSGVYGLETEGEDIKTHILTLDDALARLNNGEIDNAATVICLQWLALNRDGMINKWA
- a CDS encoding metallophosphoesterase → MAWFDNTYTFNKPSLRIAHVTDCHLFADKNAEYFGVNTATYFQQALEHMALQQLDAVVFGGDLTQDHSVESYLLFSELISNSTLTCPVFWLPGNHDEIALLEQISGGQIKAAKRLVANNLTNNASTDIELLLINSKGLTPAGWVTSEHLNEISDCLTQPVSKQLVFCHHNPLPINGYLDKHMLENGPQLLNTLVNNGNVAALIHGHVHNDYTQCFRGLDIYATPASSVQFTKQSKVWQQQNNGPAYRMLYIHSSQGQVHINTDVIWLSA
- a CDS encoding YqiA/YcfP family alpha/beta fold hydrolase; this translates as MVKRVIYIHGFNSSEKSYKAVRFGELMAHYDVDYYVPRLNHEPLQAIIELEQLITPNTALLGSSLGGFFATYLSQRYHIPAVVINPAVAPGNLLQPLLGANYNPYQDYNYELNNRHIDALKVLTLSELKHPELLYLLQQTGDEVLNFQHAVNYYSHCKQLIEFGGDHSFIGFERTIASIVDFLKLNKTS
- the tolC gene encoding outer membrane channel protein TolC, which translates into the protein MKKNILAALVSLSCAIGATAAHAEDLLQVFEIATANDPTVLKAKAQADAQSYQSDRAMSALLPQIGLSLGYEKSDSTSFQVDESTFNQVKLESDTDQFTRGVSLSQTLFDLGAWNNLGIADKQALQASAQYDFAKQDLIVRVADGYFNVLSAIDSLEFVKAEKRAIERQLEQTKQRYAVGLTAITDVHEAQAQFDNSVAQEIVAGNAVETARELLREITGKYHAKLDVLNTETFSTVKPNKPSSDLVKVAEEKNLNLQVAKVTVDIAKDQIELAKVGHYPKLTLDARYGDSLTNRDINGTSFDNQPRADSTTIGINFSVPLYSGGATVAATNQARAFYVAASQDYETNYRAVTRTVITSYNQVVSDIATFRALEQAVISAESALKATEAGFEVGTRTIVDVLVSTQNLYNAKRNLANVRYRYVVSTLRLKQATGTLTNADLMAINKGLNAI
- a CDS encoding DUF1249 domain-containing protein, with amino-acid sequence MTALLATQRYIQNLPKYLTLCEHNYVRLLKLLPSEQTKQSIREVKLGNSEFAVKIDDMAKYTMDVSIKQLSGMVKGITPLYLTVRLYNDAKVAEIIHHDYHQRIKPSYGYPNPKMHQKDEKYQLNAFLYDWLVACVEHGQATLNWDVNNGLV
- a CDS encoding PQQ-dependent sugar dehydrogenase codes for the protein MNTVLKIVLLLGLTSNTVMAKNILDKLTVAPGFELSLFASDVENARQVVVSKKGIVYVGSRKAGNVYALIDHNSDGVADKKMLVAEGLNMPSGLAMKDGDLYVGEVHRIIRFKNIDTQLKNPQFEVLYDALPSERHHGWKFLRFAPTGELIIPVGVPCNICAEDERFGRIFALNVETKQITTLAQGVRNSVGFDFHPSTQALWFSDNGRDMMGDDIPPDELNRVTKEGEHFGFPYIHAGAIIDPEFGKGKKIADYTSPALALPAHVAPLGIHFYNGKQFPANYKQQLFVAEHGSWNRSKKSGYKVALATIEQGRVTKYTPFITGFMQDETTYGRPVAFAELGDGSLLVSDDYANVIYRVSYKKN
- the parE gene encoding DNA topoisomerase IV subunit B, with amino-acid sequence MSQQNYNAEAIEVLNGLDPVKRRPGMYTDTSRPNHLGQEVIDNSVDEAMAGHATRIDVILHEDNSLEVSDDGRGMPIDIHPEEGIPGVELIFTKLHAGGKFSNKNYQFSGGLHGVGISVVNALSTRVEVTVRRDAQQYRMAFENGDKVEDLSVIGVVGKRNTGTTVRFWPDVSYFDSPNYSITKLNHLLKAKAVLCPGLRIKFVNKQTKETQEWFYETGLKDYLIEAIKGYETLPDVPFVGEFSSSIEGADWALIWLPEGGESIAESYVNLIPTAQGGTHVNGLRQGLLEAMREFCEFRNLLPRGVKLTPDDIWERCSYVLSVKMQDPQFAGQTKEKLSSRSCAAFVSGVVKDSFSLWLNEHTDIAEQLSELCISNAQRRLRAAKKVIRKRVTAGPALPGKLTDCSAADNDRTELFLVEGDSAGGSAKQARDREFQAIMPLRGKILNTWEVDSGQILASQEVHDISVALGIDPDSDDLTALRYNKICILADADSDGLHIATLLCALFVRHFKPLVKAGHVYVAMPPLFRIDIGKDVYYALDEDEKTGILARIEAEKKRGKVNVQRFKGLGEMNPLQLRETTMDPNTRRLVQLTLDEEELTMEMMDMLLAKKRSADRRQWLEDHGNKAQV